A part of Brachybacterium faecium DSM 4810 genomic DNA contains:
- a CDS encoding predicted phosphoesterase (PFAM: Calcineurin-like phosphoesterase) gives MSSPPCERIALVSDVHGNLTAYRAVLEDIASRGITRVINLGDVIGKGPRGADCTALTRQRCEATVRGNWEVFVAGEAEPVSAGQAWWREELPAEARRWLFALPGSLDLQLSGWRVRLVHASPVDEFTRVQREHGPEQFAMMFAPTAFTGDVGPADVVAYGDIHDPYLRSGKEGTLVNVGSVGNQLDDPTPSYAILEGVPDGEAQAPFGVQFVRVGYDVEAEIAAARALGMPELEAYAIELRTGVYRGRHAQLGLTGA, from the coding sequence ATGTCATCCCCGCCCTGCGAGCGCATCGCCCTGGTCTCCGACGTGCACGGCAATCTCACGGCGTACCGCGCCGTGCTCGAGGACATCGCCTCCCGCGGCATCACCCGCGTGATCAACCTCGGGGACGTCATCGGCAAGGGGCCGCGCGGAGCGGACTGCACCGCCCTGACCCGGCAGCGCTGCGAGGCGACCGTGCGCGGGAACTGGGAGGTCTTCGTCGCCGGGGAGGCGGAGCCCGTCTCCGCGGGGCAGGCGTGGTGGCGCGAGGAGCTTCCGGCGGAGGCGCGGCGCTGGCTGTTCGCCCTGCCGGGCAGCCTGGACCTGCAGCTCTCCGGGTGGCGGGTGCGGCTCGTGCACGCCTCGCCGGTGGACGAGTTCACCCGCGTGCAGCGGGAGCACGGTCCGGAGCAGTTCGCGATGATGTTCGCACCGACGGCCTTCACCGGGGACGTCGGCCCGGCCGACGTGGTCGCCTACGGCGACATCCACGACCCGTACCTGCGCTCCGGGAAGGAGGGGACGCTGGTGAACGTGGGCAGCGTCGGCAACCAGCTGGACGATCCGACCCCGTCCTACGCGATTCTCGAGGGAGTGCCGGACGGCGAGGCGCAGGCGCCCTTCGGGGTGCAGTTCGTGCGGGTGGGGTACGACGTGGAGGCCGAGATCGCCGCAGCGCGCGCGCTGGGCATGCCCGAGCTCGAGGCCTATGCGATCGAGCTGCGCACCGGCGTGTACCGGGGCCGGCACGCGCAGCTCGGCCTCACCGGGGCCTGA
- a CDS encoding cysteine synthase (PFAM: Pyridoxal-phosphate dependent enzyme), which translates to MTLHETAHPAHAPGIDSTWTFETTARSLTGRRPVAGGVIDAIGDTPLIELSRFGAARGARARILGKAEFSNPLGSVKDRIVWGIIRAAEESGQLRPGALIVDITSGNTGIALAAIAAGRGYRTKFYLGDNTSPDKRLLLEAIGAEIVPVPNSLFLDPEALDLLFLRAQEENPGAFIADQLNNPANPATHYATTGPEIWRDTSGGVDVLVAGVGTGGTSAGAGRFLKEQKPALRLVVAEPGDASVPSEEVLYPEEIDGVHKVVDVEPEQLPGNYAPELVDEVIGVEASEAYAAAREVLHEEGLLVGPSSGANLEAAARLAQRPEHEGTTIVVILADTGERYLSAGVFGPRPAGDSGPGVPDGAGGSGPERR; encoded by the coding sequence ATGACCCTGCACGAGACCGCACACCCCGCGCACGCCCCGGGGATCGACTCCACCTGGACCTTCGAGACCACGGCGAGATCCCTCACCGGACGCCGCCCCGTGGCCGGCGGCGTCATCGACGCGATCGGCGACACCCCGCTCATCGAGCTCAGCCGCTTCGGCGCCGCTCGCGGCGCACGAGCGCGGATCCTCGGCAAGGCGGAGTTCTCCAACCCCCTGGGCAGCGTGAAGGACCGCATCGTGTGGGGCATCATCCGCGCCGCGGAGGAGAGCGGGCAGCTGCGTCCCGGCGCTCTGATCGTGGACATCACCAGCGGAAACACCGGGATCGCCCTGGCCGCGATCGCCGCGGGGCGCGGCTACCGCACGAAGTTCTACCTGGGCGACAACACCAGCCCCGACAAGCGCCTGCTGCTCGAGGCGATCGGGGCCGAGATCGTCCCCGTCCCCAACAGCCTGTTCCTGGACCCGGAGGCGCTGGACCTCCTGTTCCTCCGCGCGCAGGAGGAGAACCCCGGGGCGTTCATCGCCGATCAGCTGAACAACCCCGCGAACCCCGCGACGCACTACGCCACCACCGGGCCGGAGATCTGGCGCGACACCTCCGGCGGGGTCGACGTGCTGGTCGCGGGCGTGGGCACGGGCGGGACCTCGGCCGGGGCGGGCCGCTTCCTCAAGGAGCAGAAGCCGGCGCTGCGGCTCGTGGTCGCGGAGCCGGGCGACGCCTCCGTGCCCTCCGAGGAGGTGCTCTATCCCGAGGAGATCGACGGGGTGCACAAGGTGGTCGACGTCGAGCCCGAGCAGCTGCCGGGCAACTACGCCCCGGAGCTGGTGGACGAGGTGATCGGCGTCGAGGCGTCCGAGGCCTATGCCGCCGCACGCGAGGTGCTGCACGAGGAGGGGCTCCTGGTGGGGCCGTCGTCCGGAGCGAACCTCGAGGCCGCCGCCCGTCTCGCGCAGCGCCCCGAGCACGAGGGGACCACGATCGTCGTGATCCTCGCCGACACCGGCGAGCGCTACCTCTCCGCCGGGGTGTTCGGCCCCCGCCCCGCCGGCGACTCCGGGCCGGGGGTGCCCGACGGAGCGGGAGGTTCCGGTCCCGAGCGTCGGTGA
- a CDS encoding valyl-tRNA synthetase (PFAM: Anticodon-binding domain; tRNA synthetases class I (I, L, M and V)), whose product MTDTASRPDTGSALPDRPSLEGLEEKWDGVWSAQELYAFDPETTRDQVFSVDTPPPTASGSLHIGHVFGYSQADMIVRYQRMRGMNCFYPLGWDDNGLPTERRAQNYYGVRCDPSLPYDPDFTPPQEGGSNKSSKAANQLPISRRNFIELCEQLTTLDEKSFEEVFRTLGLSVDWNHSYQTIDARSRATSQRAFLENLAKGQAYQAEAPTMWDVTYRTAVAQAEQEDRERDGAYHRIGFTRTNAADGADATVYIETTRPELLPACVALVAHPEDERYQELFGTTVTSPLFGVEVPVMAHPLAQPDKGAGIAMICTFGDSNDVTWWRELELPTRSVVGRDGRFLPEAPWITTAEGQAAYAELVGLTVFSAQKRVVEMVTESGDLVGEPEKITHPVKFYENGDKPLEFVTSRQWYLTNGGRDQSEGGLRDALIARGAEMTWHPAYMESRYRNWVEGLAGDWLISRQRFYGVPFPVWYGVGADGETDYSTVLTPAVEDLPVDPTIDVPAGFTEEQRDQPGGFVADPDILDTWATSSLTPQLAGGWNAQDDGELFSKVYPMDLRPQGHDIIRTWLFSTIVRSHLQQDSLPWKHASINGWILDPDRKKMSKSKGNVVTPLGLLQQHGSDGVRYWAGRARQGVDTAFDEGQMKIGRRLAIKILNASKFALGFGEAPADPSGRLAADPAVVTDPLDRALLAQLADVVEQSTAAFDEMDYARSLEVAEPFFWAFCDDYIELVKERAHGNSPDGEVGAASARAALAIALEVLLRLFAPVIVFATEEVWSWWREGSVHTQPWPEAAPLREAAAGQDAALVDSVAQAAITLRRIKSDAKVSQKTPILSVTIEAPQEALAYLEAASADLTALGRIEKFELVTGQGEEILTRDVELGEPPVKQPRAKG is encoded by the coding sequence ATGACCGATACCGCATCCCGCCCCGACACCGGCTCCGCCCTCCCCGATCGCCCCTCCCTCGAGGGTCTGGAGGAGAAGTGGGACGGCGTATGGAGTGCGCAGGAGCTGTACGCCTTCGACCCGGAGACCACCCGTGACCAGGTCTTCAGCGTGGACACCCCGCCGCCCACCGCCTCCGGCTCCCTGCACATCGGTCACGTCTTCGGCTACTCGCAGGCCGACATGATCGTGCGCTACCAGCGCATGCGGGGCATGAACTGCTTCTACCCGTTGGGCTGGGACGACAACGGCCTGCCCACCGAGCGCCGCGCCCAGAACTATTACGGGGTGCGCTGCGATCCCTCGCTGCCCTACGACCCGGACTTCACGCCCCCGCAGGAGGGCGGCTCGAACAAGTCCTCGAAGGCCGCGAACCAGCTGCCGATCTCGCGCCGGAACTTCATCGAGCTGTGCGAGCAGCTGACCACGCTCGACGAGAAGTCGTTCGAGGAGGTCTTCCGCACGCTGGGCCTCTCGGTGGACTGGAACCACAGCTACCAGACCATCGATGCCCGCTCCCGCGCCACCTCCCAGCGCGCCTTCCTCGAGAACCTCGCCAAGGGCCAGGCCTACCAGGCCGAGGCTCCCACCATGTGGGACGTCACCTATCGCACCGCGGTCGCGCAGGCCGAGCAGGAGGATCGCGAGCGGGACGGCGCGTACCACCGCATCGGCTTCACCCGCACGAACGCGGCCGACGGCGCAGACGCCACCGTGTACATCGAGACCACCCGCCCCGAGCTGCTGCCGGCATGTGTGGCGCTCGTGGCCCACCCCGAGGACGAGCGCTACCAGGAGCTGTTCGGCACCACCGTCACCTCCCCGCTGTTCGGGGTCGAGGTGCCGGTGATGGCGCATCCGCTGGCCCAGCCCGACAAGGGCGCCGGCATCGCCATGATCTGCACCTTCGGCGACTCCAACGACGTCACCTGGTGGCGTGAGCTCGAGCTGCCCACCCGCTCCGTGGTGGGGCGCGACGGCCGCTTCCTGCCCGAGGCGCCGTGGATCACCACGGCCGAGGGGCAGGCCGCCTACGCCGAGCTGGTGGGCCTGACCGTGTTCAGCGCGCAGAAGCGCGTGGTGGAGATGGTCACCGAGTCCGGCGACCTCGTGGGCGAGCCGGAGAAGATCACCCATCCGGTGAAGTTCTACGAGAACGGCGACAAGCCGCTCGAGTTCGTCACCTCGCGGCAGTGGTATCTCACCAACGGCGGCCGCGACCAGTCCGAGGGCGGGCTGCGTGACGCGCTGATCGCCCGCGGGGCCGAGATGACCTGGCACCCGGCCTACATGGAGTCCCGCTACCGCAACTGGGTGGAGGGCCTGGCCGGCGACTGGCTGATCTCGCGCCAGCGCTTCTACGGCGTGCCCTTCCCCGTCTGGTACGGCGTGGGCGCCGATGGCGAGACCGACTACTCCACGGTGCTCACCCCTGCGGTCGAGGACCTGCCCGTGGATCCCACGATCGATGTGCCGGCAGGATTCACCGAGGAGCAGCGCGACCAGCCCGGGGGCTTCGTCGCCGATCCGGACATCCTCGACACCTGGGCCACCTCCTCTCTCACCCCGCAGCTCGCGGGCGGCTGGAACGCCCAGGACGACGGCGAGCTGTTCTCGAAGGTGTACCCGATGGACCTGCGCCCGCAGGGCCACGACATCATCCGCACCTGGCTGTTCTCCACGATCGTGCGCTCGCATCTGCAGCAGGATTCGCTGCCCTGGAAGCACGCCTCGATCAACGGCTGGATCCTCGATCCGGACCGCAAGAAGATGTCGAAGTCGAAGGGCAATGTGGTCACCCCGCTGGGCCTGCTCCAGCAGCACGGCTCCGACGGGGTGCGCTACTGGGCGGGCCGGGCCCGCCAGGGCGTGGACACCGCCTTCGACGAGGGGCAGATGAAGATCGGCCGCCGCCTGGCGATCAAGATCCTCAACGCCTCGAAGTTCGCGCTCGGCTTCGGCGAGGCCCCGGCGGACCCGTCGGGCCGCCTGGCCGCGGACCCCGCCGTGGTCACCGATCCGCTGGACCGGGCGCTGCTCGCGCAGCTGGCCGACGTGGTCGAGCAGTCCACCGCCGCCTTCGACGAGATGGACTATGCCCGCAGCCTCGAGGTGGCCGAGCCGTTCTTCTGGGCGTTCTGCGACGACTACATCGAGCTGGTCAAGGAGCGCGCCCACGGCAACTCTCCCGATGGCGAGGTCGGGGCCGCCTCGGCCCGGGCGGCGCTCGCGATCGCGCTCGAGGTGCTGCTGCGGCTGTTCGCGCCGGTGATCGTCTTCGCGACCGAGGAGGTCTGGTCGTGGTGGCGCGAGGGCAGCGTGCACACCCAGCCCTGGCCGGAGGCGGCGCCGCTGCGTGAGGCCGCTGCCGGTCAGGACGCGGCGCTGGTGGACTCGGTGGCGCAGGCGGCGATCACGCTGCGGCGCATCAAGTCCGATGCCAAGGTGTCCCAGAAGACCCCGATCCTCTCGGTGACGATCGAGGCGCCGCAGGAGGCGCTGGCCTATCTGGAGGCCGCCTCCGCGGATCTCACGGCGCTGGGCCGGATCGAGAAGTTCGAGCTGGTCACCGGGCAGGGCGAGGAGATCCTCACCCGGGACGTCGAGCTGGGCGAGCCGCCGGTCAAGCAGCCGCGCGCCAAGGGCTGA